A stretch of the Amycolatopsis sp. BJA-103 genome encodes the following:
- a CDS encoding single-stranded DNA-binding protein codes for MAGETVLTVVGNLTTDPELRFTPSGAAVANFTVASTPRVLDRESGEWRDGDPLFLRCSLWKQAAENLTESLTRGTRVIVQGRLKQRSFETKEGEKRTVVELDVDEIGPSLRYATAKVNKAGRSSGGTPADGAWERTPVAAGSPEPPF; via the coding sequence ATGGCCGGAGAGACGGTGCTCACGGTGGTCGGAAACCTGACGACCGACCCGGAACTGAGGTTCACCCCGTCGGGAGCGGCGGTCGCGAACTTCACGGTCGCGTCGACGCCGCGCGTGCTGGACCGCGAGAGCGGGGAATGGCGCGACGGCGACCCGCTGTTCCTGCGCTGCTCACTCTGGAAACAAGCCGCGGAGAACCTGACCGAGTCACTCACCCGCGGCACCAGGGTGATCGTGCAGGGCCGGTTGAAACAGCGATCCTTCGAAACGAAGGAAGGCGAGAAACGGACGGTGGTGGAACTCGACGTCGACGAGATCGGCCCGTCGCTGCGCTATGCCACGGCGAAGGTGAACAAGGCGGGCCGCAGTTCGGGCGGCACCCCGGCGGACGGCGCGTGGGAGCGGACGCCGGTGGCCGCCGGGAGTCCGGAACCGCCCTTCTGA